Proteins co-encoded in one Malus sylvestris chromosome 7, drMalSylv7.2, whole genome shotgun sequence genomic window:
- the LOC126628586 gene encoding methionine aminopeptidase 1A-like: MAGGSDVAEPASLSCASCGKPAHLQCPKCVQLKLPREAAAFCTQDCFKASWNSHKSVHLKTKSSEAGSGTPEEEGWLYCLRKGQARTAKLPYFDWTGALRPYPISSKRIVPAHIDLPDWASDGIPKAEPNSDLQRVVEIKTADQIERMRETCRIAREVLDAAARVIRPGITTDEIDRVVHEATIAAGGYPSPLNYHFFPKSCCTSVNEVICHGIPDARKLEDGDIINVDVTVYYKGVHGDLNETYFVGNVDEESQRLVQSTYESMEKAISIVKPGMRFREVGEVINRHVTMSGFSVVKSYCGHGIGELFHCAPNIPHYTRNKAVGVMKAGQTFTIEPMINAGVWRDRMWPDGWTVVTADGKRSAQFEHTLLVTETGVEVLTARLPSSPKVFPWLNA; this comes from the exons ATGGCAGGTGGTTCAGATGTCGCCGAACCAGCTAGCTTGTCCTGTGCCAGTTGCGGCAAGCCGGCCCATCTTCA GTGTCCCAAATGTGTGCAATTAAAGCTCCCTCGCGAAGCTGCTGCTTTCTG CACTCAGGATTGTTTTAAGGCTTCTTGGAACTCTCACAAATCCGTGCATCTAAAAACCAAGTCGTCTGAAGCTGGGTCGGGTACTCCAGAGGAAGAAGGCTGGCTATATTGCTTGAGGAAAGGACAAGCTCGAACAGCAAAGCTTCCGTATTTTGATTGGACTGG GGCACTGAGGCCGTATCCTATATCTAGTAAGCGTATAGTACCTGCTCATATTGATCTGCCTGATTGGGCATCCGAT GGGATTCCAAAAGCTGAGCCCAATAGTGATCTGCAGCGCGTTGTTGAG ATCAAGACGGCGGATCAAATTGAGAGAATGCGAGAAACTTGTCGA ATTGCAAGGGAGGTTTTAGATGCCGCTGCTCGTGTAATACGGCCTGGTATCACAACAGATGAAATTGATCGGGTGGTCCATGAGGCTACTATTGCTGCTG GTGGATATCCATCTCCTCTCAACTACCATTTTTTCCCCAAGTCTTGCTGCAC GTCAGTCAATGAAGTAATTTGCCATGGTATTCCTGATGCCAG GAAATTAGAGGATGGTGATATAATCAATGTTGATGTGACTGTGTATTATAAAGGCGTCCATG GTGATTTAAATGAAACATACTTTGTGGGAAATGTTGATGAAGAGTCTCAACGGCTAGTCCAATCTACTTATGAGAGCATGGAGAAAGCAATATCCATCG TAAAACCTGGAATGCGATTCCGTGAAGTCGGTGAAGTCATTAATCGCCATGTAACAATGTCGGGATTCTCTGTG GTGAAATCATATTGTGGTCATGGTATTGGGGAGCTTTTTCATTGTGCACCAAATATTCCCCATTACACAA GAAACAAAGCAGTTGGTGTAATGAAAGCTGGACAGACTTTTACAATTGAACCCATGATAAATGCAG GGGTTTGGCGTGATCGGATGTGGCCTGATGGATGGACAGTTGTTACAGCAGATGGCAAGCGCAGTGCACAGTTTGAGCACACACTTCTG GTGACAGAGACTGGAGTTGAAGTTCTTACAGCTCGGTTGCCATCATCACCCAAAGTATTCCCTTGGTTAAATGCTTAA